AACCAGACAGCTCTCCCTGTATATTTTTCTGCACATACACCAGAGGcaccgtccctcagcactttcagtgctttgattagtaatagttagatgagaGGTAAGATTAAATCGTAATGATAAAGCATGTGCGGATTGAGCGAAGCGAACGCGGCCTATTTCACTTAAGTTCATCTAACTTAATCAGAATACAACCTCCTTGGCTGTGACATTCTCAACGCAAAATCTTACAGATgaagtgtgtatcggatgagagACAGAaagcggacctttaaacacccgcgaaagttgaatttttcaattattaagcttagtacttaatgattgcctctCTGCGATTCCATTGACTGAAAATGTACGTAGTATTCTAAACTAGTATAAGAGCACACAACATTGCACTTGTCCCAAGTTTGATACGTAATATCAAAGTTTAACATATAAACCTAACCGGAGCCAATATCAACTGGTAGACAAGGACGCATCAAGTCAAGCATATCATTGATACATTAATTTACTGCGTGTTGTTGAAAATTTAGAATTAGAGAATGATACTTTTTTGACTAATGTAAGAGTGATTTCGATTGatcttttgtaaaattgtttttctttaaccTAATTGGCAAAAGgtgtaaagaaataatgtaatttgtcGATTTCGAGGCGTATAAACAAGCCCGGAGGTCAATAACTCCTTTCATTTTTTGAGCATGCGCAAAGAATGtttgggtataaaagactggccggatCGGACCATATCCGGACCAACGGAAATCTTCGAACTGTTACGGAAATCGTTCGAAATTTTCCTAATTTTGTGTTGGTATaaaaagactggccggaccggaccaaattaaaatacgcattgctatgttttatagatattgaatctattataaaatatattttattatatctgTCTTAGCGTCTGTTTGTGcgtctgtctgtatgtatgtctgtatgtGCATCTGTACGTGCATCTGTATGTGCGGCTGTCTGTGCGCCTGTAAGTATGTCTGTCTATCtatatgtatgtctgtctgtatttatatatgtctgtctgtctgtgcgtctgtatgtACGTCCGTATGTATATATGTCCGTATGTTTGATTGTCTGTAAAACTGTCTGTGCGTCTGTTTgaatgtctgtctgtatgtatgtatgtatgtctgaTTGTGCGTCTGCCTTTCtgtattgtcattattattattattattattattattattattattattattattattgttattattattattattattattgtaaccAATTATTGTAAccttacataataaaatatattgactaataaataaaatatatatgaaacatagcaATGCGTAGTCTAATTTGGTCCGGAAATTAGGTAAACTTCCGAACGATTTTCGTAACAGTTCGGAGATTTCAGTTGGTCCGGATTTTTCAATCTGATCGAAGAAGCTGAAACAAAGACGGGTATGTAACTATAATGCTTTCTTTTACGGATTGAGTAATTGTGTTGTTTCGTCAATTCGTTGTAAACTGACGACATGTGAGTACTGAACGTTCACCAGGTCTGACAAGTGGCTTTCCTCCTGGCTCTCCATTTTCCCCCTGCTgatccagtgtgtgtataccacgttcaaaatacacaaaatgcagctgctttttttcaaacaaagttcTTATTACTAaatgtttcaatgtatattactCAAAATCTGTCTTAAAGTAATAGAAAGCTTGAAAGATGTCCTGCATTATTTGAATACGGTTTGTGAACTCATCcatgtttgcattatatatgtaataaaacaaacctACGCTGATTAAAATTTCCATGTGTCAGTACTGAAACTGCCCATTTCGCCCCCTCACAAAACACTTACTGTACATTGCTATGGATCGATTTAGAGCGAGCCTTTTTTGCTGTCTcctacagcaattttgtacttgtTTGATAAAGTGTTCATGTCATTTCAACTTACCATATTTATACTGTGAGTTTGGAATCCCattttgtctatatatataaaaccgataagtgcctgtcattaTCTAATATTAGGTAATGTtatgtatatagatatatgtatGATATACATGGAAGTGGTGTGATTTGGTAACTTTTATTAGGTTTACTTAATAAGACATATCACCCGCGtccaataataatgataacgaAAACTCGTACAAAATAtggaacaaaaaataaaattactttacattaaaataaacctttCGCAATTCATGCCACGTGGTAAGTCTGACAAACGCAAGCCTGATCATGAGtaatatgtgttatatatataatatattaagcTGCAGTATGGTGTTTCATAACTTTTTGGAAAACGTTTGGAAAAggtatattcattttaatatgtaattcTTAACTTGAACCATCTTAATATACGTTTTCAAAGTAGTGTAAATATTGACCGGCGATAAAAGAGCAAGTGATCATTGTGTGATTCAAAGCAGGAACTTCCTTATGATTTTCACGATAAAAACAAtaagtaattaaatataaacttggtatttaacttcatataatatatgttaataaatatctATAGCCATAATGACGTTCTCTTAAAATCTTGAAATTCATATATTCATCTTGAAGTtatgatattaacattaaacaaatgatttcataaaatacatctctctctctctctctctctctctctctctctctctctctctctcttctctctctctctctctctctctctctctctctctctctctctctttgaGACAAAACCATGCTAGATAGCATtgttattcaattaataataaGGAGTTACAAAGGGTGATTTTCATATGAATGTTATCGGCTTCTCATTTTCTGATTGATTTAGAATGAATCGGTAtagttgttcttgttgtttcgCCTTTCAGTAGAAGTTTATTGGTGAAGTCATGATAAGCAAAGAAACTGCTGTTGTTCGTTCAAATCGTATGCTTATTTCTGAACTGTAACCGTTTCATAAAGTAACTGATAAACCTACATgtactaatatatatatgaatattgctTTCATGATCTCACAAATGTATTACTAGTGTAAGGTAATTTAATGAAAGCCGATATATGGTTAGATGATTTGACTATTTTGAGTAGGTAAATAAGGCTAGAGActtttagtcaacacatttccatttttgtgtaaatgtctacACTTATCGTTCCtcaccaatatttatttaagattgttcGGCTTGTTtccaatttttttatcaattttgcaatcttatgaacacatttaaataatgtggTATTTTAATTCGCATAACACCATACGTCCCATTTTGTAACCCTTGTGCATTATTCGAAGGGCTGACGATACCTGATTTCGAAACATAAAACcacattgaaacattttgaacattGCATTATAATACATAATGTACGTACAATGTACATAATTCTATATTATATAAAGCGAAAATGCAACGTTCGAAATATTCCAGTTCGCCTAGGACTTTGTTTATGACGTGTGTAGTCAGCAAGAAAATGCAAATTGTGAATGGCTTCAGCCTACAATAAAAACGGACAACAGCAGAAGGCAGATACAGTTAAACCTACACCAATTTCACTTGGAATCAGTACACTCAAGCCCAAGTTTCAACAGTATGCTCTGCCGTCCAAAAGACATGAGTCGTTTACGGAGGCAACAGTGCCGTGGCCTGAAACGTCGCCCGTCAAAGTTGAGGACTTGGTGGCCGCCGGACTCGTTTATACAGGTGCGTGTACAATATATAGTGAACACATATGGTCTGTGTCGGGTactgttatttataaaaaagtttttctaACCCATCAACATAAATACTTTGGAAAATAAGATTACGTTGtgctataaatataattacGTTTTAGGAAAAGTACAATCGTTTATATTTTCGTACGACTGTATGGCCATCTCCAGAATATTCGCTGCATGCCGAACCATCTATAAGACCTAATGACATTTCATAAAGCTTTAATCATAAATGTCATAATTCAAGTGAATCATGGAAAAATGTACATCAATAATTTGACATCATACCTTACATATTTACTTACCTAGTCGTCAATGcgaaacaaatgtttattgtcaGGTGTTGGCGATAGTGTGCGATGCTACCATTGCGGTGGTGGTCTCCGGAACTGGGAGTCGGGAGACGATCCAATGGAACAGCACGCCAAGTGGTACCCTACCTGCCAGCACGTCCTCATTACCAAGGGAAAAAACTACATCCATAGTGTTGAAGCGGGCGAAAATCCCGACAGAATGCCGAAAAGATCAAAGGTCAGTAATGTCACTTCAGGTTGTAACCGTCGAGTTCCATAAAACACTATTAATTATCATTCTTGGATATGTTTTTCATGATGATTTGTCTTAAAAGATGTTCACAACTGCTGCCATGGGGCGGATAGCTAGAACACTAGAGATCAATAGATCACCATAGCATCCAACCATCGCTTATTCTGAGTTACtcaacacaaaatattttttgctgcTGCAAGGTTTCTCAAAACAAGGTCATTATTGatggtattttaattaaaaagaaaatccaattttttttttaaatgtgcagGTTAAACAAGCATCAGCGGAAGTTTCAGCatctcaacaacaacaagaagaaGCTATGCAAGCTGCCGCTGAGTTCGGCTATtcaaaagaacacatttacACTGCGGCCTGTGTATTTCGAAAACGACATGGtaatttacaattttatgattgttttttttttaaatttctgttATTTGTATGTGCAATGTAAAGGCAAAGTTTCAGCTGTGTAAGGTTGCTAACCCTGCTTTTATGGCTTTATAACTATCGTTAAAAATGTCCAGAGTTACACCGTGTAGAGGTGAGATATCGGTATTTAGCAGATACCATCAGTTCTTCATGCACAGTTATCCGCACTCTGGACTTTTTGAATGGTCCAATACTAcgcaaaataaatacaaacaacaacctTTGGCGTTCTTTGAGATAGAATAGAGTAAGATAAAGCTAGTGGACTTTGACAGTTGTATATCTACAATTGCTGTCGATGGGAAATCTCAATCAAACCAACACTGCTGGTCATGgttgcattttaaataattattttatcgtTTCCATTTTCAGGAGCCTCTTCCCAGTTTAAAGGAGCTGATTTGGTGACCATCTTGATGGAGATGGAAGACGACCCTGAACTTGCTTTGAATGCCAATGTTTCTGATTCATCTTCATCAAATACATCAGAAAAACATCTCGAAAAAGAAGGTATAGTAGTTGCAAGAGTACGGAAATAGTCAGTGTTAATAATGTTTCTGTAATTATTGTGTGTGGtatcttaatttgtgcttgaaACGATTTAGTATATATGGGCATTAGCTAATGATGATAATTGTTGGTTTAACTGCACCTTACGCGtgcttttcaaacaaaatgatataattaaacgTTTGGAAAAATTACTCTAAACAACATATACTTCAGGTGACGACAACCTTCAAAGTCTATTGGAAGAGAATCAAAAACTCAAAGAATCCCAGAACTGTAAAATTTGCCTGGACAATCGCGCGGACGTTATCTTTCTCCCGTGTGGTCACATTGTCAGCTGTCCCCAGTGTTCCCCCGCCCTTGACCTCTGTCCAGTCTGCCGCAAGTCAATCATGGGCCTTGTCAAGGCTCGGTTTGCCCTCACTGAACAAAGTGCATATAATGAGTTGGATGACGAGTAGTTTAGGTCGTCCGAATTTTTATACTTGGTAGGAATATGACACTGGCTGATTGTAATGTAGAAATAGCAGCGAGAAAGTGTTTCGGTGCGCATTTCAAgtgtatcatttaaatatttggaaCTGGTAAGCGTTATTGTTTCGTCTTCAGTGCTTTCACTGCAATTTCCATTGCACTATTTATTCACACTGGATTGCGAAGCCATTGAAATGCTTACGTGAATCCATCACGTGTTAAATCACAGCATTGTTTGATAACTGGCTACTTCTTTTTTGTTACA
The DNA window shown above is from Mya arenaria isolate MELC-2E11 chromosome 6, ASM2691426v1 and carries:
- the LOC128238536 gene encoding E3 ubiquitin-protein ligase XIAP-like; translated protein: MASAYNKNGQQQKADTVKPTPISLGISTLKPKFQQYALPSKRHESFTEATVPWPETSPVKVEDLVAAGLVYTGVGDSVRCYHCGGGLRNWESGDDPMEQHAKWYPTCQHVLITKGKNYIHSVEAGENPDRMPKRSKVKQASAEVSASQQQQEEAMQAAAEFGYSKEHIYTAACVFRKRHGASSQFKGADLVTILMEMEDDPELALNANVSDSSSSNTSEKHLEKEGDDNLQSLLEENQKLKESQNCKICLDNRADVIFLPCGHIVSCPQCSPALDLCPVCRKSIMGLVKARFALTEQSAYNELDDE